GTCCTCGGTGAGCTTCGCGCCGTCGGCGTCGGTGACCGCCACCAGGTCCGACACCAGGTCGTCACCGGGGGAGGCGCGGCGCAGCGCGACGAGGTCGCGCAGGTAGGCGATGAACTCGGCGGCGGCGCGCTCGGCGGCCGACCGCTTGTCCTCGGGCAGGCCGTACTCGTACATCTTCACGATCGCGTTGGACCACGGCTGGAGCAGCGGGCGGTCCGGCGCGGGCACGCCCAGCAGCTCCGCGATCACCTCGACCGGCAGCGGCGCGGCCACGTGGGACAGCAGGTCGGCCGAGCCCTCCGACCGGACCTTGGCCACCAGCTCGTCGACCAGCCGGTCGGCCAGCTCCGCGACCCACGGCCGCAGGCGCTCCACGTGCCCGCGGCCGAACGCGGCGGCCACCAGCCGGCGCAGCCGGGTGTGCGTGGGCGGCTCGTTCTCCAGCAGCGAGTTGCGGTGCAGCAGGTTGAACGCGGTGAACCGCTCGACCGGCAGGGCGTCCGACCAGATCCGGCCGAGGGAGCGGTGCCGCAGCACCGCCGACGCCGCCGCGTGCGACACGGCCAGCGCGATGCCCATGCCCTCGTGCCAGTGCACCTCGCCTTCCGCGCGCAGGGCGGCGAAGTCGGGGTACGGGTCGGCGATGAAGGCGGGGTCGTGCTGGTCGAACGACGTCACGGTCACGGACGGTAGGTCTTGAGCCTGCCTCGCGTCCATCCGAGTGTGCTTGTTCCGGCAAACATTCAGGGAGCTGTGACATGACGTAGTCGGGTTGACCGGGGAGTTGCGCCACCAGGAGCATTGCCCGTCGTGCCGCCCGACATCGTCGCCCACCGGGGCGCCTCCACCCGCCGCCCCGAGCACACCCTGGCCGCCTACGAGCTGGCCCTGGACCAGGGCGCCGACGGCCTGGAGTGCGACGTGCGGCTGACCCGCGACGGCCACCTGGTCTGCGTCCACGACCGCAGGATCAACCGGACGAGTGACGGCGTGGGCGTGCTCAGCACGATGACGCTCGCGCAGCTCCGCGGGCACGACTTCGGTTCCTGGCACGGCGGCGAGCCCGCCGGGGTGCTCACCCTGGAGGAGCTGCTGGGCCTGGCCCACGACCGCGGCGCGCGCCTGTTCGTCGAGACCAAGCACCCCGTGCGGTACGGGGCGCAGGTCGAGCGCGTGCTGGCCGCCGTGCTCGGCCGGTACCGGGTCGAGGCGGTGATGATGTCGTTCTCCGTGCTGGCCGTGCACCGCTTCAAGAAGCTCAAGCCGGACGTGCCCACCGTGCTGCTCTACGACCGGCTGTGGCCGAGGAACCTGCCCCGGTTCGCCGACTACGCAGGTCCCGGTGTTCACCTGCTCAGGCGTCACCCGGACCGGGGACGCGATACCTACGTGTGGACCGTCGACGACCCCGCGGACGTGGCGTTGTGCCGTGAGCGGGGTGTTCGCTTCCTCGCCACCAACAACCCGGGCGAGACGCGCCGGCTGCTTGCGGCTAACTTGACGCCCGACCAGCCCTGACCACGAGGAGGCGGCGGTGGCCAAGCGGACGGCCGTGAAGAACAAGCCGGCGGACGGGATCAACCCCCGCCAGCCGTGCCCGTGCGGTTCGGGCAAGCGCTACAAGGCGTGCCACGGCGGCGCCGGCGGCGCGGCGGACGTGATCGTCGCCCGCCCGTTCGAGGGCCTGGCCGCCGAGGCCGAGCTGATCGCGCTGCGCGAGTTCGTGCCCTCGGCCACGGCGCGGCTGCCGCTCAAGGACGGCGGGCGCGAG
This portion of the Saccharothrix syringae genome encodes:
- a CDS encoding cytochrome P450 encodes the protein MDARQAQDLPSVTVTSFDQHDPAFIADPYPDFAALRAEGEVHWHEGMGIALAVSHAAASAVLRHRSLGRIWSDALPVERFTAFNLLHRNSLLENEPPTHTRLRRLVAAAFGRGHVERLRPWVAELADRLVDELVAKVRSEGSADLLSHVAAPLPVEVIAELLGVPAPDRPLLQPWSNAIVKMYEYGLPEDKRSAAERAAAEFIAYLRDLVALRRASPGDDLVSDLVAVTDADGAKLTEDELVATAVLLLMAGHEATVNVIGNGVLALMKHPDQWRRLVGSPALLPTAVEELIRYDSPLQLFERTATEPVEIAGYAVEPGRKIAALLGAAARDPRVFASPDALDVGRNPNPHLGFGAGIHYCLGAPLARIEVQAALSALTRKLPGARLAAEPRRRAEFVMRGLHELPLTDG
- a CDS encoding glycerophosphodiester phosphodiesterase family protein, translating into MPPDIVAHRGASTRRPEHTLAAYELALDQGADGLECDVRLTRDGHLVCVHDRRINRTSDGVGVLSTMTLAQLRGHDFGSWHGGEPAGVLTLEELLGLAHDRGARLFVETKHPVRYGAQVERVLAAVLGRYRVEAVMMSFSVLAVHRFKKLKPDVPTVLLYDRLWPRNLPRFADYAGPGVHLLRRHPDRGRDTYVWTVDDPADVALCRERGVRFLATNNPGETRRLLAANLTPDQP